The following coding sequences lie in one Candidatus Eisenbacteria bacterium genomic window:
- a CDS encoding CDP-alcohol phosphatidyltransferase family protein, translated as MKRHIPNGLSLLRILLAAPVVLAIRDGRDLLALALLAAAFLTDGLDGWAARRWNASSEAGRVLDPLADKALAAAVAVSLWLWRGLPFWFLAAVLARDLLILAGGALVIRRAGRVPASRLPGKVAFNALAAVLFLWILPLHAARPYALAAGTAALVLSFLLYLRVFLAIRAGRERT; from the coding sequence ATGAAACGCCATATCCCGAACGGCCTCTCCCTCCTTCGGATTCTGCTCGCCGCGCCCGTGGTCCTCGCGATCCGCGACGGGAGGGATCTCCTCGCCCTCGCTCTTCTCGCCGCGGCGTTTCTCACGGACGGGCTGGACGGGTGGGCGGCCCGCCGCTGGAACGCATCCTCCGAGGCGGGCCGCGTGCTCGACCCCCTCGCGGACAAAGCGCTCGCCGCGGCCGTCGCCGTCTCCCTTTGGCTCTGGCGCGGCCTCCCCTTCTGGTTTCTCGCGGCGGTGCTCGCCCGGGATCTTCTGATCCTCGCCGGCGGCGCCCTCGTGATCCGACGCGCCGGTCGCGTCCCCGCCTCCCGCCTTCCGGGAAAGGTCGCCTTCAACGCCCTCGCCGCCGTTCTTTTCCTTTGGATCCTCCCTCTCCACGCCGCCCGTCCCTACGCACTCGCCGCGGGAACCGCCGCGCTGGTCCTCTCCTTCCTCCTCTATCTCCGGGTCTTCCTCGCGATCCGCGCGGGGCGGGAGAGGACCTGA
- the recN gene encoding DNA repair protein RecN: MLRELRIDDFALVDRLALRFGPGFNVITGETGAGKTVLFEALALLLGRKGARPPVREGAEEAVLQGLFTIKNPSSFPLADLLDEEGSVLVERRIPRSGRGRVEVNGRLVPLDRLRGLGEALVDFHGQQERESLLDPALQRAYLDAYAGAGEALGAYRAAAEALGEARAKRAGEEKRIVAAREKEDFLRWQAEEIDRTGLRPGEEEELAEEARILKQAERIRELVYHVRESLREEDGSAMDRLGEAAERLERYADHGDAPREAAEACRRALAEVEEALLQTDRLAERIDAPAGALDRAMERLESIAALKRKHRSSVEEILAMRERIAADLERIDAGEERLRVLHEEEERLAGEAARAAEALSSLRSGKSEALGAAIETNLQPLALRGARFTVTVERTEDPEGKIGIGGKRFRAGRDGIDRVEFLFAANKGEPLLPLRRVASGGEISRAMLAIKRVLADHARVPTALFDEIDAGVGGDVGERIGEALAEVGARRQVLCITHLPAIAGRADRHLRVEKREAGGRTVIRVEEMEGEARVEEMVRMMGGSARPEVSVPHAKEILNSARKGRRRTR, translated from the coding sequence TCCCGTTCGGGAAGGGGCGGAGGAGGCGGTGCTGCAAGGTCTTTTTACCATCAAGAATCCGTCGTCGTTCCCTCTCGCCGACCTCCTCGACGAAGAGGGGAGCGTCCTTGTCGAACGGCGGATCCCCCGAAGCGGCCGGGGACGGGTGGAGGTGAACGGAAGGCTGGTGCCGCTCGATCGGCTCCGCGGGTTGGGTGAGGCGCTCGTCGATTTCCACGGACAGCAGGAAAGGGAGAGCCTTCTCGATCCCGCCCTGCAGAGGGCGTATCTGGACGCCTACGCGGGCGCCGGAGAGGCGCTCGGTGCGTACCGCGCGGCGGCGGAGGCGCTCGGCGAGGCGCGGGCGAAGCGCGCCGGCGAGGAGAAACGGATCGTCGCGGCGCGGGAGAAAGAGGATTTTCTCCGCTGGCAGGCGGAGGAGATCGATCGGACCGGTCTCCGTCCGGGCGAGGAAGAAGAGCTGGCGGAGGAGGCGCGCATCCTCAAACAGGCGGAGCGGATCCGGGAGCTCGTCTATCACGTGCGGGAGTCGCTCCGCGAGGAGGACGGGAGCGCCATGGACCGGCTGGGAGAAGCGGCGGAGAGGTTGGAGCGTTACGCCGACCACGGCGACGCGCCCCGGGAGGCGGCGGAGGCGTGCCGGCGTGCTCTGGCCGAGGTGGAGGAGGCGCTTCTGCAGACCGATCGTCTCGCCGAACGGATCGACGCCCCGGCCGGCGCTCTCGACAGGGCGATGGAACGACTCGAGTCGATCGCCGCGCTGAAGAGGAAACACCGCTCTTCGGTGGAGGAGATCCTGGCGATGCGCGAAAGGATCGCCGCCGACCTGGAGCGGATCGACGCAGGCGAGGAGAGGCTGCGCGTTCTGCATGAGGAGGAGGAGAGGCTCGCCGGGGAGGCCGCTCGGGCGGCGGAGGCGCTCTCGTCGCTCCGCTCGGGGAAGTCGGAGGCGCTCGGCGCGGCGATCGAAACGAACCTGCAACCCCTCGCCCTCCGGGGGGCGCGTTTCACGGTGACGGTGGAGAGGACCGAGGACCCGGAGGGCAAGATCGGGATCGGCGGCAAACGCTTCCGCGCCGGACGGGACGGAATCGACCGCGTGGAATTTCTCTTCGCCGCCAACAAGGGGGAGCCGCTTCTCCCGCTTCGTCGCGTCGCTTCGGGAGGAGAGATCTCGCGGGCGATGCTGGCGATCAAGAGGGTGCTCGCCGATCACGCCCGGGTGCCGACGGCGCTTTTCGACGAGATCGACGCCGGCGTCGGCGGCGACGTGGGAGAGAGGATCGGCGAAGCGCTGGCGGAGGTTGGGGCGCGGCGGCAGGTCCTCTGCATCACCCATCTTCCCGCCATCGCCGGGCGCGCCGACCGCCACCTGCGCGTGGAAAAGAGGGAGGCGGGAGGAAGGACGGTGATCCGCGTGGAGGAGATGGAGGGGGAAGCGCGCGTGGAGGAGATGGTCCGCATGATGGGCGGCTCGGCGCGCCCGGAGGTGAGCGTCCCCCACGCCAAGGAGATCCTCAACAGCGCCCGGAAGGGGCGGCGTCGCACGCGATGA